The segment AGCGCTCGGGACTCCGTACCGATCATGGTGAATGGGATAAATCGACGAATCGTAGCGCAGTCCGGAACTCGCCAGGATGTCGATCGCCCAGGCCGTCTTCCGAACCACACTGAACGTGGGAGCTCGGTAGCCAAGCACGGGTTCCCCGGTCACGTCTTGGAGCGCATCGAGACTCATCCGGAGATCGTCCTGGAAGGTCTCGGGAGTCATGGAATGGAGGCGCTGATGGTTCCACCCGTGACTGGCAACCTCGTGTCCTGCCCGGTGAATGGCCCGAACGAGGTCCGGTTTCGATCGGGCAATCGTGCCGAGAATGAAGAAGGTCGCACGGATCTCCTGGCGGTCCAACTCTGCCAGAATCCACTCAGTGGTTGCGACCATGCGTTGCGCATAGAGGGACCGGAGCGTGGGATCGAGGGTCAGCCCAACAGCGGCCTCAATCCGGTCGTGCTCCTCGATGTCGAAGCTGACAATGAAGGGGCCTGAAATGGTCGATACCGAACGGTACTCGGCAGACTCGACAATGGCTGTCTCGGACGTTGTGAAGTTCAATCGAGACGGTTGCGGCAGCACCAGGCAGAACTCCTTCTCACGGAAGCTTTACCGATCCGAAGCCGGTGGGTTCACACTTCAGCTGAACGCCCATCTGGGACGGAGGAAGACACCGGAGGCGAACCGATCCCCTCGAGTCCGCACCAACGCGACCTCTGGGAACAACACGATTTCGAACCTGTACCGGCTTCCGTGACGCGCCGCAAGCGGACACGAATAATGAAGATAAGGCCAAGCTTCTGAATTTAAAGTCAACAATCAAATGGTTATTATAATTATTTATTAGCAAACATTTGCATTAAATCCAATTTAACCCGGCCTGCACCACAGTCCCACGCAAACGGCAGACCAATCTCCTGAGGCTACAATCCCAACATCCTTCCTAACCCAAGGAATTACATCGGCCAGACGGAGTGGATGCGAGCTCGACATCGATCACACCGGCAACGGAAGTGCTTGCCGGAACGGCACTAAGAACTCGCTTGACCCATGAACCAATGACCGCGAGGCGACAAACGTGCAATCATCTGATGAATCGCGTTTCTTTTTTTCAACATCGGTCGTTTCACGGTTTACGACCGATTGCCATGAATGAGCGAGCAACGTATAACCGTTCCCCAGATCGTGTAATCATTCGCCCCAGTGTTCGTGTGAGCGAATGTGTCCCAACGCTTTTTGTGAAGGACACACATCCCCGGCCACACCGCTGGAAAGACGACTTTTCTTCGACCACCCCTGCTCTCCACTCAGCGAATCCGCCACCCAATCAAGCTGCGATTGCAACACCAATCCAATGCATTTCAAATGCATTTATCTATGCGACACGCAGGGGTTTGGCTGCAGGGAATTGCACCACAGACTTTATTCGACCATCTCATGAATCGCACGACCTTGCCTCGCTTGCCTCGTCGACCGAGAAGTTCGCCAGCCACTTCTGGAACTTCCTCGAATTTTCGTTTCCAACACCTTGTTAACCATCCTCGCGCTCTATGGTTCTCCCAGAAGTGAGTTGCGTTCGTGTTGTGCTGGTTCCGTTGCTGTGGACCGGCCCGGAGAGACGTTGGGACTCGGCACGAAGACGACCGAGCCTTTCCGACACGACCCACCACACGACTTTATGACGTCTGTCCACTAACACTGAGCCAAACCTGGGATCAGTGCCGATCCCGGTCCGCGCCCACTTGCGAGGTCATCCGATGAGCCGCCCTAACCGCCTTCGTGTTCGTCGTGCCAAGATGCTGAACCTGGAACCTCTTGAGCCGAAAACCTTACTGAGCAGTTCGGGCTTCGCGGCGCATTTTGACTTCGGGCTCGAGTCGTCTCCCGCCGACGAAAACTTCATCAAGACCCCAAAGTACACCTACAATCAAGAACGCGGATTTGGATGGCAGTCAACGCGTGGCCTCGGTTCGATTGATCGGGGTGAACCGAACGACTTACTTCGGGATTTCCACCAGGGCCGCGATCACACCTTCATGGTTGATGTACCAGTTGGTGTTTACGATGTGACACCGACGCTGGGAGATGCTCAAGCTGCTCGTGACCAGATTTCA is part of the Tautonia marina genome and harbors:
- a CDS encoding XrtA system polysaccharide deacetylase encodes the protein MLPQPSRLNFTTSETAIVESAEYRSVSTISGPFIVSFDIEEHDRIEAAVGLTLDPTLRSLYAQRMVATTEWILAELDRQEIRATFFILGTIARSKPDLVRAIHRAGHEVASHGWNHQRLHSMTPETFQDDLRMSLDALQDVTGEPVLGYRAPTFSVVRKTAWAIDILASSGLRYDSSIYPIHHDRYGVPSAPRTPFLARGEHHEILELPPATLQVGRLTLPIGGGGYFRLLPGSWMRHAIDQARCSAQNQAVMLYFHPWEFDPDQPRLPLKQPSRLRTYVGIARSRSRLTALLSGRRFERAIDIAQDVLTRRNALASFSLVD